From a region of the Bacteroidota bacterium genome:
- a CDS encoding DUF1343 domain-containing protein, with product MLSRQCNSKWAASSCLFFIVLFFAACAPATQTPEVEAPPVVRLKTGADVLHQSGFALFEGKTIGLVVNHTARVDSMHLGDLVEQAPNVKLGAFFSPEHGIRGDADAGEEIADGVDQKTGLPVHSLHGKERKPAQEDLVGLDALVFDIQDIGARFYTYISTMGYAMQAAAEAGIPFYVLDRPNPLGGNYVAGFVLEEAFSSFVGLYPVPVAHGLTVGELARMIKGEGYLDGLENLALHVVEMEGWDRTQKWPATGRTWRPTSPNIPDFTTAVAYIGTCFFEAVDASEGRGTRTPFTQVGASWLDAQVLVDSLEAAQLPGVAFSRASFTPESIADMSRNPRFEGELQQGVHIEITDLETFDPLETGMHLLAGFYAQALENDFVNKSWMGRLAGTDQLAELLEMQVPPAQIVDAWEEDVHQFTQARQPYLLY from the coding sequence ATGTTGTCAAGGCAGTGTAATTCAAAATGGGCAGCTTCGAGCTGCCTGTTTTTTATCGTCCTTTTTTTTGCTGCCTGTGCGCCAGCTACCCAAACACCTGAAGTAGAGGCTCCGCCTGTTGTTCGATTGAAGACGGGTGCTGACGTTTTGCACCAATCGGGCTTTGCCCTTTTTGAAGGTAAAACGATTGGGTTAGTGGTTAATCATACTGCCCGGGTTGATTCCATGCATCTGGGAGATCTGGTAGAACAGGCGCCCAACGTCAAGCTAGGCGCTTTTTTTAGCCCAGAACATGGCATAAGAGGAGATGCTGATGCCGGCGAAGAAATTGCAGATGGCGTTGACCAGAAAACGGGCCTTCCTGTCCATAGCCTGCATGGCAAGGAACGCAAGCCTGCCCAGGAAGACCTCGTAGGCCTGGATGCCCTGGTTTTTGACATTCAGGATATTGGCGCCCGGTTTTATACCTACATCTCAACCATGGGATATGCGATGCAGGCAGCCGCAGAAGCCGGCATTCCCTTCTATGTGCTTGATCGACCGAACCCGCTGGGTGGCAACTACGTTGCGGGTTTTGTCCTGGAAGAAGCGTTTTCCTCTTTTGTAGGCCTATACCCGGTGCCAGTTGCACATGGCCTGACGGTTGGTGAGCTTGCGCGCATGATCAAAGGTGAAGGGTATTTGGACGGCCTGGAGAATCTTGCTCTGCATGTGGTTGAAATGGAAGGATGGGATCGTACGCAGAAGTGGCCGGCAACAGGCCGCACCTGGCGACCAACGAGTCCCAATATCCCAGACTTTACAACAGCGGTCGCCTACATCGGCACCTGCTTTTTTGAAGCAGTAGATGCCAGCGAGGGCCGTGGCACACGCACACCCTTTACACAGGTTGGCGCATCATGGCTTGATGCACAGGTACTGGTTGACAGCCTTGAAGCGGCTCAATTGCCGGGCGTTGCGTTTTCAAGAGCCTCCTTTACGCCTGAATCTATAGCCGATATGTCGAGGAATCCACGGTTCGAAGGGGAGCTACAGCAGGGCGTGCATATAGAAATTACTGATCTGGAGACGTTTGATCCGCTGGAAACAGGTATGCACTTGCTTGCAGGCTTTTACGCGCAGGCGCTGGAAAACGACTTTGTCAACAAAAGCTGGATGGGGCGCCTTGCAGGCACGGATCAGTTGGCGGAATTGTTGGAAATGCAGGTTCCGCCGGCGCAAATTGTAGACGCCTGGGAGGAAGATGTACACCAATTCACGCAAGCACGGCAGCCCTATTTGTTATATTAG
- the lipA gene encoding lipoyl synthase, translating to MSNTIPPEKPSRKPLKPGDIELKRVKSDSLVPTGDGDSGFVELPVVNAPVAANVRSKRPDWLRVKLPYGETYKNLVDIIDSHDLHTVCQSARCPNMGECWTAGTATFMILGNVCTRSCGFCAVATGRPDKGLDWDEPRRVADAVKLMGLKHAVVTSVNRDERKDGGAPIFAETIRLIREYQPGCTIEVLIPDFRGLWDALQIVIDARPELMNHNVESVPRLYRKVRPQANYERSLEVLKRSKDQGLKTKSGIMVGLGETDDEILQLMDDFVENGVDVMTIGQYLQPTRMHLPVVEFIHPDKFSWYKEVGEAKGIGHVESGPLVRSSYHAERHV from the coding sequence ATGTCGAATACTATCCCACCAGAAAAACCTTCTCGTAAACCGCTCAAGCCAGGTGATATTGAGCTCAAACGTGTTAAGAGTGATTCGCTCGTTCCAACGGGCGATGGAGATTCCGGTTTCGTTGAACTCCCTGTAGTAAATGCGCCTGTTGCGGCAAACGTACGGAGCAAGCGTCCTGATTGGTTGCGGGTAAAGCTTCCCTATGGCGAGACCTATAAAAATCTCGTTGATATCATCGATTCGCATGACCTACACACGGTGTGTCAGAGCGCGCGGTGCCCGAACATGGGAGAATGCTGGACTGCCGGCACGGCGACCTTCATGATCCTCGGCAACGTATGCACCCGCTCCTGCGGATTCTGCGCTGTAGCAACCGGCCGGCCAGACAAAGGGCTCGATTGGGATGAGCCGCGCCGCGTGGCCGATGCTGTTAAGTTGATGGGCCTAAAACACGCGGTAGTGACCAGTGTAAACCGCGATGAACGCAAAGATGGCGGGGCGCCAATTTTTGCAGAAACGATCCGCCTCATTCGCGAATACCAGCCAGGATGTACCATTGAGGTGCTGATTCCTGACTTCCGTGGGCTCTGGGATGCACTCCAGATTGTCATCGACGCCCGCCCTGAATTGATGAACCATAACGTTGAGTCGGTCCCACGGCTCTACCGGAAAGTACGCCCGCAAGCCAACTACGAGCGCTCCCTCGAAGTGCTTAAACGTTCCAAGGACCAGGGGTTGAAAACCAAAAGCGGAATTATGGTTGGCCTGGGGGAAACAGACGATGAAATTCTGCAGTTGATGGACGACTTTGTGGAAAACGGCGTTGACGTCATGACGATCGGCCAGTATCTACAGCCCACACGCATGCACCTGCCGGTTGTGGAATTCATCCATCCGGATAAATTTTCGTGGTACAAAGAAGTTGGTGAGGCAAAAGGCATTGGTCACGTTGAAAGTGGCCCCCTCGTCCGTTCTTCTTATCATGCAGAACGGCACGTGTAG
- a CDS encoding TraB/GumN family protein, with amino-acid sequence MNNRSGLNTMLPFLLLLAALMPAQEVTGQPVEETLLWKVEGEGIAPSYVLGTIHVMPQSRFVVKDKVKAAFEETEQLVLELDIDDPGLQGAIMANAGMEGGETLEKLLPARAYEAIDAQLKSLMGVGLAPFNTFKPMLIASFLVAKYVGEQPASFEVSLMQMAAENNMEVLGLETVAEQMEVFDRIAYVDQAADLVEMIDDETRTKAMFNELMLKYLQEDQAGLYQMMGVYFDDPSQLDVMIHARNKNWIPRMVEQASKKSTFFGVGAGHLGGELGVLALLKKAGYTVTPIM; translated from the coding sequence ATGAACAATAGATCTGGTTTAAATACAATGCTCCCGTTTTTGCTGTTGCTGGCTGCTTTGATGCCCGCGCAGGAGGTTACTGGGCAGCCAGTTGAAGAAACCTTGCTTTGGAAGGTTGAGGGTGAGGGGATAGCTCCGTCGTATGTATTGGGTACGATTCACGTCATGCCCCAGTCCCGGTTTGTCGTAAAAGATAAAGTGAAAGCGGCGTTTGAAGAAACTGAACAGTTGGTGCTCGAGCTTGATATCGATGATCCGGGTTTGCAGGGTGCAATTATGGCAAATGCCGGCATGGAAGGCGGAGAGACGCTTGAAAAACTATTGCCGGCGCGTGCCTACGAAGCAATCGATGCGCAGCTAAAGTCGCTGATGGGCGTGGGCTTAGCGCCGTTTAACACGTTCAAGCCAATGCTCATTGCGTCGTTTCTTGTTGCAAAATACGTGGGAGAGCAGCCGGCAAGCTTTGAAGTGAGTTTGATGCAAATGGCTGCTGAAAACAACATGGAAGTGCTCGGCCTCGAAACCGTTGCGGAGCAGATGGAGGTATTTGACCGGATCGCTTATGTTGACCAGGCGGCAGACCTCGTGGAGATGATTGACGATGAGACCCGAACTAAAGCCATGTTCAATGAACTCATGCTCAAATATTTGCAAGAGGATCAGGCGGGGCTATATCAAATGATGGGCGTTTATTTTGACGACCCTTCTCAGCTCGATGTAATGATTCATGCGCGTAATAAAAACTGGATTCCCCGCATGGTTGAACAGGCAAGCAAAAAATCCACGTTTTTTGGTGTCGGCGCAGGGCATTTGGGGGGCGAGCTTGGGGTACTTGCTTTGCTGAAAAAAGCGGGATACACGGTAACGCCGATTATGTAG
- a CDS encoding DUF3098 domain-containing protein produces MVFSRKNYLLMLLGVALVVIGYSIMRMENEVDGFISLYVAPLIILGGYLEIIYAILWRPKDTSQSEVTDATPATEAS; encoded by the coding sequence ATGGTGTTCTCCAGAAAGAACTACCTGCTCATGCTACTCGGTGTTGCACTCGTCGTTATCGGATACTCAATTATGCGCATGGAAAATGAGGTAGACGGTTTTATCTCACTCTATGTTGCCCCGCTCATCATTTTAGGGGGGTATCTTGAGATTATTTATGCCATCCTGTGGCGCCCGAAAGACACTTCGCAGTCTGAAGTTACCGATGCCACCCCGGCAACAGAGGCCTCTTAA
- the mreD gene encoding rod shape-determining protein MreD codes for MPFALRAALIGLACIALQWLVLGRLLLWGAYPDGVLLFIAWMGFIYGRRVGMISGFALGFLMDAIYGTWGIQMFVKTLLGFMVGLFQANDRDTVIVRPQQAFLVGLFIALLHNGLFVALLVLQSGARNPSVILSHWLGAALYTALVANIASRFISVD; via the coding sequence ATGCCCTTTGCCCTTCGTGCTGCTTTAATTGGATTGGCCTGCATCGCTTTGCAGTGGCTGGTGCTTGGGCGGTTACTACTCTGGGGCGCATATCCTGATGGCGTACTGCTCTTTATTGCATGGATGGGCTTTATCTACGGCCGGCGCGTTGGTATGATAAGTGGATTTGCCCTTGGTTTTCTCATGGATGCCATCTATGGCACCTGGGGCATTCAGATGTTTGTCAAAACCCTGCTGGGTTTTATGGTTGGCCTTTTCCAGGCCAACGACCGAGACACCGTGATTGTACGACCGCAACAGGCATTTCTCGTCGGTTTGTTTATCGCGTTACTACACAATGGACTGTTCGTTGCACTTCTTGTCCTCCAGTCCGGTGCCCGTAATCCCTCCGTTATCCTTTCCCATTGGCTAGGCGCAGCCCTTTATACCGCACTCGTTGCCAACATTGCCTCGCGTTTTATCTCTGTTGATTAG
- a CDS encoding DUF4097 family beta strand repeat-containing protein translates to MSYRSKSALPILLLALFISLPAQAQDTKEVSESIKLSGEGRVVIDTYKGSIDIATWDRETVEIEALIEADKDEYLVEYTEVRIHKSGKTLRIESDYERAKKAGKRGLFGNKSMSLPYVHYRIRMPHTADLQIDDYKSTIEINDLAADLDLETYKGEVEIDDVAGEVRIDTYKGRVELTNLAGSLEADTYKGYINAEFIAFNGNSAVDTYRGTVELVLPKSAGFDLNADMGKKGDLDSDFDLDDVRVVDKNRYRGEVGGGGPDLDIDTYRGEVTLAVMR, encoded by the coding sequence ATGTCATACCGCTCAAAGAGTGCCTTGCCAATCCTCTTGCTTGCACTGTTCATCTCCTTGCCTGCACAGGCGCAGGATACAAAAGAGGTATCTGAATCCATCAAATTGTCTGGTGAAGGACGGGTGGTCATTGATACCTATAAAGGCAGTATCGACATTGCTACGTGGGACAGAGAAACCGTTGAGATTGAAGCTTTGATTGAGGCGGACAAGGACGAATACCTTGTGGAGTATACCGAGGTTCGTATCCACAAGTCAGGCAAAACACTGCGGATTGAATCAGACTATGAGCGGGCTAAAAAAGCCGGCAAACGCGGGCTATTTGGCAATAAATCAATGAGTTTGCCCTATGTCCACTACCGCATTCGGATGCCGCACACGGCTGACCTGCAGATCGACGATTACAAATCAACGATAGAAATTAACGACCTCGCAGCCGACCTGGATCTCGAGACATATAAAGGTGAAGTTGAAATTGATGATGTAGCGGGTGAGGTGCGGATTGATACCTATAAAGGGCGCGTTGAATTGACCAATCTGGCCGGCTCACTGGAAGCTGATACCTACAAAGGCTACATCAACGCGGAGTTTATCGCGTTTAATGGCAACAGCGCTGTTGACACGTACCGCGGTACGGTAGAACTCGTGTTGCCGAAATCCGCTGGTTTTGATCTAAACGCTGATATGGGGAAAAAAGGCGACCTGGATTCAGACTTTGACCTGGACGACGTAAGGGTTGTCGACAAAAACAGATATCGTGGCGAAGTTGGTGGCGGTGGCCCCGATCTGGATATTGATACGTATCGGGGCGAAGTCACGCTTGCAGTTATGCGCTAA
- a CDS encoding helix-turn-helix transcriptional regulator gives MSDSLKNKIKVFRAMHNLTQADLAMKVNVTRKSINAIEGGRFVPSTVLALKIARIFNASVEEVFQLQEEATPESNPSSTS, from the coding sequence ATGAGTGATAGCCTGAAAAACAAAATCAAGGTATTCCGCGCGATGCATAACCTCACGCAGGCTGACCTGGCGATGAAAGTGAATGTGACGCGTAAGAGCATCAATGCCATTGAAGGCGGGCGATTTGTGCCTTCTACCGTGCTTGCGTTAAAAATTGCGCGCATTTTTAATGCTTCCGTTGAAGAGGTATTTCAGCTTCAGGAGGAAGCAACGCCTGAAAGCAATCCATCATCTACATCATAA
- a CDS encoding DUF3267 domain-containing protein has protein sequence MLEDLAAAYPDYRIEDRSVAIASLPSWVWILSLVLAIVPIVIYLWLTGAGFEIQWKWLAYTFGLLLLHEGTHAVAWKLASGLPWSSFTFGVQWKTVTPYCHSTAPMPVPAYRIGAAMPLFLTGILPWLVSFITLDTELAFAGAILISGAAGDLYILHAIRDLPADVLLQDHDTQAGCVVLWPEDQEAT, from the coding sequence ATGCTGGAAGACCTAGCTGCTGCTTACCCGGATTACCGCATAGAAGACCGTTCCGTTGCCATTGCCAGCCTGCCTTCGTGGGTTTGGATCCTGTCACTCGTTCTCGCGATCGTTCCTATCGTGATCTACCTCTGGCTTACCGGTGCAGGTTTTGAAATACAATGGAAATGGCTCGCGTATACGTTTGGGTTGCTGCTGCTCCACGAGGGTACACACGCCGTTGCATGGAAACTTGCCAGCGGTCTCCCCTGGTCGTCGTTTACCTTTGGGGTACAGTGGAAAACAGTGACGCCGTACTGCCACAGTACGGCGCCAATGCCGGTACCAGCCTATCGTATCGGTGCAGCGATGCCCCTTTTCCTGACAGGGATCCTGCCGTGGCTGGTTAGTTTCATTACACTGGATACAGAGTTGGCATTTGCCGGCGCCATCCTGATCAGCGGCGCGGCCGGCGACCTGTACATCCTGCACGCCATCCGCGACCTTCCTGCTGATGTCTTGCTGCAAGATCACGATACGCAGGCCGGTTGCGTTGTATTATGGCCCGAGGATCAGGAAGCTACATAA
- the ndk gene encoding nucleoside-diphosphate kinase: MERTLTILKPDCVRKNLIGEVTRRIQEAGFKVCAMKLVKLTKAEAEGFYAVHRERPFFGELTTFMSSGACVPMVLEKENAIADFRALIGATNPAEAAEGTIRKAFADSMGENIVHGSDSVENGKIESNYFFAEHVIVANGS; this comes from the coding sequence ATCGAAAGAACCCTGACCATTTTGAAGCCCGATTGTGTTAGAAAAAACCTCATCGGCGAAGTTACCCGGCGCATCCAGGAAGCCGGCTTTAAAGTCTGTGCTATGAAACTTGTTAAGCTGACGAAAGCTGAAGCAGAAGGATTTTATGCAGTACATCGTGAGCGCCCTTTCTTTGGAGAACTGACTACATTCATGTCTAGTGGTGCCTGTGTGCCCATGGTACTCGAAAAAGAGAACGCGATTGCAGACTTCCGCGCACTCATCGGTGCAACCAACCCGGCTGAAGCTGCAGAAGGCACCATTCGTAAAGCATTTGCAGATTCAATGGGCGAAAACATCGTTCATGGCTCTGATTCTGTTGAGAATGGTAAAATTGAATCGAACTATTTCTTTGCAGAGCATGTCATTGTTGCTAACGGATCCTGA
- the lat gene encoding L-lysine 6-transaminase, which yields MEAVDTSLITPQDVHSTLGNHMLVDGMQMVLDLEHSDGVHLVDMLSNKKYVDFFGFFASNAIGMNHPKMRSDAAFMKRLTEAALCKVTNSDVYTTHMARFLKTFSRVGIPSYLPYAFFVSGGALAVENALKTAFDWKVRKNFQKGYREEKGHMVLHFDQAFHGRSGYTLSLTNTADPRKTQYFPKFDWPRISNPKIEFPLTEENMADLVAREQASLAQAKTFFENHKDDIACVILEPLQGEGGDNHFRPEFLHALKALAHANDALLIFDEVQSGVGITGNFWAHQGLGVEPDIISFGKKTQVCGILAGRKLDEVDGHVFQTASRINSTWGGNLVDMVRFDRILEIIEEENLVEQAAEVGAYLLKQLQDLAESNAHVSNARGAGLMCAFDLPDAHVRNAFLENAFKKGLIMLGCGTHSVRFRPPLTVSREEIDGGIQLIKETLAAL from the coding sequence ATGGAAGCTGTTGATACATCCTTAATCACCCCACAGGACGTACACTCTACCCTGGGTAACCACATGCTGGTAGACGGCATGCAAATGGTCCTCGACCTGGAGCATAGCGATGGCGTACATCTTGTTGACATGCTCAGCAACAAGAAATATGTCGATTTCTTCGGTTTTTTTGCCTCGAATGCTATCGGCATGAATCACCCGAAGATGCGCTCCGATGCCGCTTTTATGAAGCGGTTGACAGAGGCTGCGCTATGTAAGGTTACCAACTCTGATGTGTACACCACACACATGGCGCGCTTTCTAAAAACCTTTAGCCGCGTTGGTATCCCTTCTTATCTTCCTTATGCATTTTTTGTATCGGGTGGTGCGCTTGCAGTTGAAAATGCGTTAAAAACGGCATTTGACTGGAAAGTCCGCAAAAACTTTCAGAAAGGCTACCGGGAAGAAAAAGGCCACATGGTACTTCACTTCGACCAGGCGTTCCATGGCCGCTCGGGTTACACCCTCTCACTCACCAACACCGCTGACCCACGCAAAACCCAGTATTTCCCGAAATTTGACTGGCCGCGGATTTCCAATCCGAAGATTGAATTTCCGCTTACAGAGGAAAACATGGCCGACCTCGTTGCCCGTGAACAAGCTTCGCTGGCCCAGGCCAAAACATTTTTCGAGAACCACAAAGACGACATTGCCTGCGTGATTCTTGAGCCATTGCAGGGTGAAGGTGGAGACAACCACTTCCGGCCAGAATTCTTGCATGCCCTCAAAGCACTGGCGCATGCGAATGATGCCTTGCTGATTTTTGACGAGGTGCAATCTGGCGTTGGGATTACCGGCAATTTCTGGGCACACCAGGGACTGGGCGTTGAACCAGACATTATTTCTTTCGGCAAGAAAACGCAGGTTTGTGGCATCCTTGCCGGCCGCAAACTCGACGAAGTTGACGGCCACGTATTCCAGACCGCAAGCCGCATCAATTCAACATGGGGTGGCAACCTCGTTGATATGGTTCGCTTCGATAGAATCCTCGAAATTATCGAAGAAGAAAACCTCGTTGAGCAAGCTGCAGAAGTCGGGGCTTACCTGCTCAAACAACTGCAAGATCTCGCAGAATCAAACGCACACGTGTCAAATGCGCGTGGTGCCGGCCTCATGTGCGCGTTCGACTTGCCAGACGCACACGTTCGAAATGCTTTCCTCGAGAATGCATTCAAAAAAGGTTTGATTATGCTCGGCTGTGGTACACATTCTGTGCGCTTCCGTCCACCCCTTACCGTCTCGCGTGAAGAAATTGATGGTGGCATCCAGCTGATTAAAGAAACCCTCGCAGCATTATAA
- a CDS encoding cupin domain-containing protein: protein MIKKTTTPTRIPVPGNKLIEEYVGRVHTETSTLSVAHMIAPPGWAEPYQTPAFDEVTIVIRGTMRVEHDGMEIDVATNETILVEAGDRIRYSNPFEEEAEYWAVCTPAFSPDSANRDD, encoded by the coding sequence ATGATAAAGAAAACCACGACACCCACCCGCATTCCCGTTCCCGGTAACAAGCTGATTGAAGAGTATGTCGGACGGGTACATACAGAAACCTCGACCCTCAGCGTAGCGCACATGATTGCCCCGCCCGGATGGGCAGAACCCTATCAAACGCCAGCTTTCGACGAAGTCACGATTGTAATCAGAGGCACCATGCGTGTAGAACATGACGGCATGGAAATTGACGTAGCCACCAACGAAACCATTCTGGTTGAAGCCGGCGACCGGATTCGCTACAGCAATCCTTTTGAAGAAGAAGCAGAGTATTGGGCCGTGTGTACGCCAGCTTTCAGCCCCGATTCAGCCAATCGAGACGATTAA
- the dacB gene encoding D-alanyl-D-alanine carboxypeptidase/D-alanyl-D-alanine-endopeptidase: MKKFPEKAAGLLIVLLALATMTGTVRLPSVPEKIDEILAGPHASAAFWGVHVQDLSNGRVLYQRNGDKTLVPASNQKLITAAAALDALGADYRYETTLHFKGEIGGSVMRGDLVLEGAGDPTFASKEFKGENPLKAWAEKLAGLGVTRIEGRLIGDDNAFDDQPYAEGWDLSFVATESFAPASSGLSAHDNIVRVQIESSRVGAPPVLTDMPAGYLELDNEATTSARRRGRSIRVNRKLGTEEVTVKGSVPRVYRRSVVIPVSNPTMFTLHAFKTYLEEAGIEMVATLHDIDDIDENIDYKNAAPLFVYHSPPMADILVQVNKESNNFYAEQVFRTFGWGGSVEGGERRVKEFLKKTGISRAGLAVRDGSGLSRKNMLTTETIGGLLAYMQRHSDWETFKQTLPRGGEAETTLDHRLKNVPVMAKTGSLEYVRSLSGYVTTDDGRLIAFSLIANNYTAPSYRIMQAMDRIVLAITEAEGV; encoded by the coding sequence GTGAAGAAGTTTCCGGAAAAGGCAGCGGGCTTGCTGATAGTTTTGTTGGCCCTTGCTACGATGACGGGCACCGTAAGGCTGCCATCTGTGCCAGAGAAAATTGATGAGATCCTTGCCGGCCCCCACGCCAGTGCGGCATTTTGGGGAGTACATGTGCAAGATCTCTCAAACGGTCGTGTGCTGTATCAGCGCAATGGCGATAAAACCCTGGTGCCGGCATCTAACCAGAAATTGATAACCGCGGCAGCGGCGCTTGATGCGCTCGGAGCTGATTATCGCTACGAGACGACCTTGCACTTCAAAGGAGAAATCGGCGGATCGGTCATGCGGGGAGACCTCGTGCTTGAAGGAGCAGGTGATCCTACGTTTGCAAGCAAAGAATTTAAAGGAGAGAATCCGCTCAAAGCGTGGGCAGAAAAACTGGCCGGACTTGGCGTTACCCGCATTGAAGGCCGGCTGATTGGAGATGACAATGCATTTGACGACCAGCCTTATGCTGAAGGCTGGGACCTCTCCTTTGTAGCTACGGAGTCTTTTGCTCCCGCGAGTAGTGGGTTATCTGCACACGACAACATTGTGCGGGTGCAGATCGAATCAAGTCGCGTAGGGGCGCCGCCAGTACTTACCGATATGCCGGCGGGATACCTTGAGTTAGACAATGAGGCAACCACAAGCGCCCGCCGCCGGGGCCGCTCGATTCGGGTCAACCGGAAACTGGGTACCGAAGAGGTAACCGTGAAAGGCTCCGTACCACGCGTATATCGCCGTAGCGTGGTCATTCCGGTCTCAAATCCCACGATGTTTACCTTGCATGCATTCAAAACATACCTGGAAGAAGCCGGCATTGAAATGGTGGCCACCTTGCATGATATCGATGACATCGACGAAAACATCGATTATAAAAATGCAGCGCCGCTTTTTGTATACCATTCGCCGCCAATGGCCGATATCCTTGTGCAGGTTAACAAAGAAAGCAATAACTTCTACGCCGAACAGGTCTTTCGCACCTTTGGCTGGGGAGGATCTGTCGAAGGGGGAGAGCGGCGCGTCAAAGAATTCCTGAAAAAAACCGGGATTAGCAGGGCTGGCCTTGCTGTGCGGGATGGATCAGGGTTGTCGCGCAAAAACATGCTGACGACAGAAACGATCGGTGGTTTGCTTGCGTACATGCAGCGGCATTCCGACTGGGAGACGTTCAAACAAACGCTCCCGCGTGGTGGAGAAGCTGAAACGACGCTCGACCATCGGCTCAAAAACGTACCTGTAATGGCCAAAACCGGTTCATTGGAATACGTTCGGTCGCTGAGCGGGTATGTCACCACTGATGACGGGCGTTTAATTGCGTTCTCCCTGATTGCCAACAACTACACCGCACCATCTTACAGGATTATGCAAGCGATGGATCGTATCGTGCTTGCAATTACTGAAGCTGAAGGCGTCTGA